From one Magnetofaba australis IT-1 genomic stretch:
- the flgC gene encoding flagellar basal body rod protein FlgC, with protein MIDTKSDFLTSFKVTASGLAAQRMRLNIIAENLANAQTTRTPEGGPYKRRDPVFMSRPFQDFLTREQAAGATGVAVDRINVDQRPPRLQYDPTHPDANADGYVAMPNIDTVTEMVNMMSASRSYEANVSVLNASKAMALKALEIGR; from the coding sequence ATGATTGATACGAAATCCGACTTTCTGACCTCATTCAAAGTGACCGCCTCGGGTTTGGCGGCGCAGCGGATGCGGCTCAACATCATCGCCGAGAACCTGGCCAATGCGCAGACCACGCGCACGCCGGAGGGCGGTCCCTACAAGCGGCGCGACCCCGTTTTCATGTCGCGCCCGTTCCAGGACTTTCTGACCCGCGAACAGGCCGCCGGGGCCACCGGCGTGGCGGTGGATCGCATCAATGTGGATCAGCGTCCGCCGCGTCTGCAGTACGACCCCACGCATCCGGACGCCAATGCCGACGGCTACGTGGCCATGCCCAACATCGATACGGTGACGGAGATGGTCAACATGATGTCGGCCAGCCGTTCGTATGAAGCCAACGTCTCGGTGCTCAACGCCTCCAAGGCGATGGCGCTCAAAGCGTTGGAGATTGGCCGCTAG